Below is a genomic region from Gemmatimonadota bacterium.
CGCGGTTGGGGGCGGCGGCGTTCCTGTTCTATCTGCTCGCGTACACCTTTGCCACCTTCGGCGCCTTCGCCATTGTTGGCACGGTGAGCCGCGCAGGCGAGCAGGGGTTGAACATCGCCGACTACGACGGATTGTGGTTGGCGCGCCCGTGGCTCGCGACGGGCATGGCCGTGTGTATGCTCGCGCTGCTCGGCTTTCCGATCTTCGGCGGCGTCGGGTTCTTTGCCAAGTGGTATCTGCTACAGGCCGCGTTGACGACCCAGTACAACCTGATTCCGCTCGCCATTTTGCTGGTGCTCACCTCGGTCGTGTCGGCCGGCTACTATCTGGGCGTCATCCGCGCGATGTTCATGAAGCCACGGCAGGAGGATGCCGTTGAGGTTGCCGCAACAGGCAACATCACGCGCCTCGTCCTTGGCGTGACGATCGCGGCAATCCTCGGGCTCGGTATCTTCCCGTCACAGTTAGTACGACTGACGCGGTCCAGTGTGCCCACCTCGCCCGTTGCCGCGTCGGCAGCTCAGGGATCGGCCACCGCCCACTGATCGCCACGTAGTTACAGTACGGGGGCGGATCGCTGACGCGCTCCGCCCCCGTTTTCCTTCGAGAGACCGATGATCGCACCTGGAATTTTTCGTCAGTACGACATTCGCGGCGTGGTGGGGCAGGACCTCACGGTCGAAGCCGCGGAAGGCATCGGCCGAGGATTCGGGGCCCTGCTCGCTGAGCGTGGCGTCACGCCGTGCGTTGCGGTGGGGCGCGATAATCGGCCGAGCGGCACGGCGTTGCGCGACGCACTGGTGCGCGGACTGCGCGAGACTGGCGTCAGTGTCATCGACATCGGTATTGTGCCCACGCCGTTGCTCTACTGGGCACTGCATCACCTTCCCGTGTTCGGCGGCATCCAGATTACCGGGTCGCACAATCCGCCCGAGTTCAACGGATTCAAGATCTGCGTGGGCACGGCGTCGCTTCACGGCGACGGCATCCAGCGACTGCGGCAGTTGATTGAGTCTGGCGTCTTTCCGGCCGGCGCTGGCACACTGCACGAGGAGGCCGTCATTGATCGGTATGTGGACGACGTGGTCGCACGTATCGGCCCGCTCTCGCGGCCGCTCAAGGCCGTCATCGACTGCGGCAACGGTGTAGGCGCCTTAGTGGCGCCGCAGCTCTTTCCGCGCCTCGGCATCACGCCGACGCTGTTGTTTGCCGACAGCGACGGCACCTTTCCCAATCACCACCCCGATCCCACCGTGGTGGAGAACCTGCAAGATCTCATCGCCGCCGTTCGACGAGAAAAGGCCGACATTGGCATTGGCTTTGACGGCGACGCAGATCGCATTGGCATCGTGGACGCGCACGGCACCATCATTTGGGGCGACTATCTCCTCATTCTCTATGCGCGTGATGTCCTCGCGCGCACCGGAGCGGGGCAGTCGATCATCTTTGATGTGAAGTGCTCACAAGCACTCCCTGCCGCCATTGCCGCCGCCGGTGGCACACCGGTGATGTGGAAGACGGGCCACTCCCTGATCAAAGAAAAGATGAAGGAGTTACACGCACCGCTCGCGGGCGAGATGAGTGGCCACATGTTCTTTACCGAAGGGTTCTACGGCCACGACGACGCCATTTATGGCGCGGCGCGCGTGCTCCGCATTGTGGCGGACGCCAATCGCCCGGTGCACGAACTGCTCGCCGACATCCCGCAGTATGTCTCCACGCCGGAAATTCGCGTGGATTGCCCGGACGAACGAAAGTTCGAGATTGTCGAGGCCGCGACCGCGTATTTCCGCGCTCGCCACGATGTGATCGATGTGGACGGCGTGCGTATTCTGTATGGCGACGGCTGGGGACTCATTCGCGCTTCCAACACGCAGCCGATTCTTGTGGTGCGCTTTGAGGCTTTGAGCCAGGCGCGCCTCGATGCCATTCGGGACGACGTGGCCGGCTGGCTCGCCTCGCAGGGCGTGGCGTTCCCCTCGTCGTGACGTGATGCCGCGACGGTCGCTTCTGCTGTTGGCCGCCTGCGGTGCGCTGCTGCTGGTGGTCGGCCGCATTACCGCGTCGCTCTACGGCGAGTGGACCTGGTTCGAGGTGATGGGTGCGCTCCCCGTCTATCGGATGCAGTTGACGTACGAGTGGGGAATGCGCGCGGCCTGCGCAATCGTCGCGTTTATCTTCACGGCGCTCCATCTCTATACGGTGCGCCGCTCTATCGTCTCGATGGTGTTGCCGCGCCGGCTTGGCGGACTGGACTTTGCCGAAGCAGTGCCGGGACGTTTCCTCACCATCGGTGTCGTCACGCTCGCCGCGATCGTCGCCGTATTGCTCGCGGGCGCACAGGATGCGTGGACGCTCGCCGCGCTCGCTCGCATCGGACTCCCCTTTGGGGAACTCGAACCGTTTCGCGATCGCGACGTCAGTTTCTACGTGTATCACCTACCGTTCGAGCGATCGATGTACGAGTGGAGTATGGCCGTGGTGCTACTCGTCAGCACCCTGTGCGTCGTGCTCTATGCGGTCACACCGAGTTTGCGCTGGGAACGCGGGCTGCTGCATGTCTCCGTGTACGTGCGCCGGCATCTCTCGGTGCTCGCGGCAACGTTGTTGCTCCTGTTGGCGTGGAGCTACCGCCTCGACGCCATGGATCTCGTGACGGCGGGGAGCGGACCAGACGGCGCGTTTGTGGCCTTCGATCATCGTGGCGCCACCTCGGCGCTCACGGGTCTTTCCCTCGGCGCACTCGTGGCATCCGCGGTGGTGCTGTGGGCAGGCTGGCACGGCTACCACCGGGTGTTGCTCACGCTACTCGGCGTGGTTCTCGTCGTTGGGCCTGTGGAGCGCACCTTTGCCCCCGCCGTCTTTGCGTGGGCCACGAGCGACGAGGTGCGTCGCTCTGCCGACCGCCCATACCTTCGCACACGCGATGCCTTCACCCGTCACGCGTTTGCCATCGAGCGAATTGGCAATGCCGATTCGCTGCAGGTTCCACCGTACGCCATTGCGGAATTGCCCGGCAAGCTCTCGCAGTGGGACCCGTCGGCGCTCGTGCACGACGCGGAGTTTGCGCGGCGCGGCGTCACGGCCGCCGGGATTGCCAGTGAAGCGACCGCCGCCGGCGTGCGGGCCCGCGTACTCGCGCGCACGGGCGATGCCGGGAGTGATTGGTGGGTGATCGGCCGTGATGCCGCGGGGGTGGATGCACGGGGACGTACGCGCCCCGCTTGGGGTGAGGGGGACGCCGACGGCCGCCGACAACTGCGTGGTGTTCACGTTTGGGCGGGCGCGCCACCATATGCGATTGTCCTCGACACGCCGTCGCACATCCTCGCGCCCGCATTCGTCACACGGACGCAACGCCTGCTGCACGCGCTGCATCTCCGTAAACCGATCATCGCCGTTGAGGCGCCTGCCTCGTCGCACACGCGCGTCCTGTTTCACCGGGACATCATCGACCGGCTCGAACGCCTCGCGCCGTTCTTTGAAGCGGGTCAAAGCATGCAGGCCGTGGTGGCGGGTGATTCGCTGCTCTGGTTGGTCGATCTCTACGTCGTGAGCGACAACTATCCGCTTGCAGAAGCGGTGCCATTCAATGGCGCTGCGCGACGCTACGTGCGACACGCCGCCCTGGCTGTCGTGCAGGCGATGTCGGGAGAGGTGACGTTCTATGCTGATGCGCAGCTCGACCCGATCGCCAAGTCATGGATCGCGCGTTTTCCTCAGCTATTTCGGCCAATCGCGTCGCTCGATCCATCGGTGGCCGCTCGTCGGCAGGCGAATCTGGACCTTCTCACGTTGCAGTCCACGGTGCTCACGCGCACCGGATTCACCAACGACACCACACGATTGCGCGCGACCTCGCTCGGAGACGACGCCGATACTGAGCTCGTCGAGCACGGCCCCTCACCCCTCGTAGGCCCTAGCAGTGATCCCGTGCTCGCCCGGTCCGTCGCGTTGATTGGCGCCGACGACGCGGTCCACGGCACCCTCGTGGCAACCGGCGGTCCAGCGCCCCACACGCGCTGGTATGCGCGCGAGCGGTCGGGGCAGTGGACCGCACTGATGGGTGCGCTGCAGCACGCCGTAGATAGTGCCGGCCTCACCAAAGGACTCGGCGCCCCCCGTCGAGGCCGCGTGACCGTCGTGCCGGTTCCGGCGGGGCTGGCGTATGCCCAGTCGTTCTACGACTGGCCCGCGGATGAGCCCCCGCGCCTCGTCGCGGTCGCGACCGCCATTGTCCCCTCTGGCGGTGGGGCGGCGGTCATTCGGACCGGCCACTCCCTCGCTGAGGCGCTGGGTCACGCCGTGGCAGGCTCTGAGACCGTGCCCGCCGCGCTCCGCGACCGAGCGGCCGCGCTGTACGCCGCCATGGAGCGGGCGATCCGTAGCGGTGACTGGCATGCGTTTGGCGACGCCTTTGGGGCGCTTGGAAAACTGCTCCGTGCCGCTCCCTAATCGCCGCGCTTTTCGGTATTTTCAAAGGCTGTCCTGCTCGTGACCTCTTCCCGGTTTTTCTGATGAATATCCACGAATATCAGGCGAAGGAAATCCTGCGCGGTTTCGGCGTGCCGATTCCCGCCGGTGACATTGCCACGACCCCTGAGCAGGCGGAGCAACTCGCCATCAAGCTCGGGACGGCCGTGATGGTAAAGGCGCAGGTTCATGCGGGCGGTCGCGGTAAGGCCGGTGGCGTGAAGTTCTGCAAAACGCCCGCTGACGCCAAGGAAAAGGCCACGGCCATCCTCGGCATGCAGATCAAGGGACTCACGGTGGAGAAGGTGCTCGTCACCGTCGCCGCCGACATCGCGAGCGAGGCCTACGTTGGCATCATCGTAGACCGCTCGCGCAAAAAGCCGGTCTTCATGGTGAGCGCCGCCGGTGGCATCGACATTGAGCAGGTGGCCGCCGAGACGCCGGAAAAGATTCTCTACTTGCCCGTCGACACCCGCTACGGTCTCCGCAGCTACGAAGCGATGCGCATGGGCTTCTTTCTGTACAGCGACATCAAGCTCGTGAAGCAAGCGGCGAAGATCATGCAGCAACTCTACGCCGCGTTCATGGCGAGTGGCTGCTCGCTCGCCGAAATCAACCCGCTCGTCGCTACGCCCGATGGCACGCTGCTCGCCGTAGACGGCAAGATGGTGGTTGACGACAACGAACTCGACCGCCGCCCCGAGATCGTCGCCCTGCGCGACGAGAGCAGCGAAGCGCCGAGCGAAGTCGATGCGCGCAACTGCAACTTGACGTTCATCAAGCTCGACGGCGACGTCGGCTGCGTGGTGAACGGCGCCGGTCTCGCCATGGCAACGATGGACCTCGTGAAGTACTACGGCGGCGAGCCGGCCAACTTCCTCGATATCGGCGGGTCGTCGAATCCGGAGAAGGTGGTCAACGCGCTCCGCATCATCACCGAGGATGCCAACGTGAAGTGCATCCTGTTCAACATCTTCGGCGGCATCACGCGCACCGACGACGTGGCCAACGGCATCGTCACCGCGACGAAGTCCAATCCGCTCAAGGTGCCGATCGTCATCCGCCTCACCGGCACCAACGAAGAGATCGCGATGAAGATTCTCACCGAGAACGGATTCACCGCCTCCAACGACATGGACGAAGCAGTCAAGCAGGCCGTCAAGCTGGCGAAGGGAGGAAAGGCCGCGTGAGCATCTTCATCAATAAGGACACCAAGCTGGTGGTGCAGGGCATCACCGGACGCGACGGCTCGTTCCACACCAAGCAGATGATTGAGTACGGCACGCAGGTCGTCGCCGGCGTCACCCCAGGTAAAGGCGGGCAGACGTTCGAAGGCACCGTGCCCGTGTTCAACACCGTGTATGACGCCGTCGACAAGACCGGCGCAAACACCGCGGTCATCTATGTGCCGCCGATGGGCGCCGCTGACGCGATCATGGAAGCGGTGGACGCCGGCTGCGCGCTCGTGGTCTGCATTACCGAAGGCGTACCCGTGCTCGACATGACGCGCGTGTATCCGTTCGTGAAGGAACGTGGCGCGCGCCTGCTCGGACCGAACTGCCCAGGGCTCATCTCCCCAGGCGAATCGAAGGTCGGCATTATCCCCGGCCGTATTTGCGCGCCGGGTCCAGTGGGCGTTGTCAGCCGCTCGGGGACGCTCACGTATGAGATCGTCTATCAGCTCACCCGCGCTGGCATTGGTCAGACGACCTGCGTCGGCATCGGTGGCGATCCCATCAACGGCACCAACTTCATTGACTGTCTGGCCGCATTCGAAAAGGATCCAAACACCAAGGCCGTCGCCATGATGGGTGAAATCGGCGGAACGGATGAGCAGGAAGCTGCCGACTTTGTAAAGCACCACATGACCAAGCCGGTGGTGGGATTCATTGCAGGCCAGACGGCGCCCCCAGGACGTCGTATGGGACACGCCGGCGCGATCATCTCCGGTTCGGCTGGTACGGCCGCCGAGAAGATCGATGCCTTCAAGGCCGCGGGCATGGGCGTCGCCCAGCGTCCGATCGATTTCGTTGATCTCATCAAGGCAGGACTCAAGTAGTTCGTCGTTTACAGTTATCGGTCTACCGTTAACCGTCTACCGTTCACCCGCATTTCAGAGACCATGGCTTCGAACAGAACACTGACCATCATCAAGCCCGACGCCTTTGCGGCGAACAACGCAGGCAACATTCTCGCGCTGCTCGAAAAAAAGGGATTCAAGCTCATCGCCTCGCGCGTCATGAAGCTCTCGCAGGCGCAGGCCGGTGAGTTCTACGCCGTGCATAAGGGACGCCCGTTCTACGGCGAGCTCGTGGAGTTCATGACCAGCGGCTACTGCATGCCGATGGTGCTGGAGAAGGCCGACGCCGTACTGGCCCTTCGTGACGCCATTGGCGCCACGGACCCAGCCGAGGCGGCCGAGGGGACGGTGCGCAAGCTCTACGCGGAATCCAAGGGCAAGAACGCCATTCACGCCTCGGATTCGGACGAGAATGCGGACCGCGAATCGCGCTTTTTCTTTGCCGAGACTGACCTGATCCGTTAGGGTCTGTGGCGGGGCTGGCGGGTGGCCCACGGGGCGGTATTCCGGGGGCCGACGAACGATAGAAGGACGGTAGAATGGCGGTTGAAGGGCGCCCCCCGGGCTCCGGGGGGCGCCCTCGTCGCTGAAAGGCGCGTAACTTACGCAACCACCGCAAGTTGACCCCGCCCGATTCCCGGGTTATATTTCGATGTTATGCTGTCGTTCCCAACCCAGTCTATTACGGCCGCCGCCGTTCAAGTCAACGGCGAACTCGACCGCGATGACGCCGTTTGGATCGAAGGCGACACGCGGCCGATTAAGTCGATTCGGTTAACCGGACGGGTGTCGGTTGCCGGGCTTGGTCGTTTTTACTTCAGCGGTCGGTTGGCTGGTCAGGCCGTCGCAGAATGCACGCGTTGTTTGCAGGACGTGGAAATGGAGGTGGGGGCAGAGTCCCATTTTATTTTTGCGGATTCGGAAACGGAGCAGGACGGTGATCCGGATGTGTACCCGTTGACCATTGGTCGGCAGGGCACCTCAGTGGATTTACGTCCCCCGCTTCGTGAACAATGGGTATTGGAAGTTCCCGCCTTCGTGCTTTGCTCCCCCGACTGCAAGGGGTTGTGCCCGACGTGCGGTGCCAAATTGAACCAGGGTGCCTGCAGCTGCGCCCCGCAAGCCACCGAGTAACGCATGGCCGTCCCGAAGAGAAGGACATCGAAGCGAAAGAAGCGCGCCCGCAACACGCACAAAAAGGCGCCGGCGATTGCCATTCAGGCATGCCCGAAGTGTGGTTCCGCAAAGCGTCCGCACCGCGTGTGTGAGGAATGCGGGTACTACGCCGGCAAACAGCGGGTCGCAGCAAAGGAAGCCTGACCTTGGCTCGCATCGCCCTCGATGCGATGGGCGGTGATCTCGCGCCGGCGGCTCCAATCGCCGGCGCGTTGCTCGCCCTCCAAGAGTTTGGCTCGACCCACACGATTCAGCTGATTGGCCGCGAACCGGTGATCCGCGAACAGCTCGAGCGCCTCTTGGCGACCGAGTATGCGGGGCTCCGTGACGCGTCGCGCGCGCTGGAAATCGTGCATGCCGACGACGTCATCGAGATGACGGATAAACCGTCGGTCGCCATTCGCGGCAAGCCCAACAGCTCTATGGCGGTCGGCTTACGCCTCCAGCCGGAAGGAAAGTCGGACGCCTTTGTCTCCGCCGGGAACACCGGCGCGCAAATGGCAGCCTCGGCGTTCATTCTGAGAGTGCACGACGGCGTCAAACGTCCGGCAATCAGCACGTTGTTGCCCACCGCCCGGCAATCCGTGGTGGTGCTCGACTCGGGCGCCAACGTCGATTGCTCGCCGGAAGAACTGGTCATCTTCGCGCGCCTTGGTGCGATCTATGCTGAAGATGTCCTGGGCCGGCCGAATCCGTCGGTGAGCCTTTTATCGATTGGCGAAGAGCCGGAGAAGGGCAATGCGGTCGTCAAAGAAACGCATCAGTTGCTCGCGGCATCCGGACTGAACTTCCACGGCAATATCGAAGGACGCGACGTCCCCGCCGGCATCAGCGATCGCGGCGTCTTCGACGTCGTGGTCTGCGACGGCTTTGTAGGGAACGTCGTCCTCAAGCTGTACGAAGGGATGGCGCCGATGGTGGTCGGCTTGCTGGCCAAAGGCGGCGTCAGCAAGGAGC
It encodes:
- the sucC gene encoding ADP-forming succinate--CoA ligase subunit beta — translated: MNIHEYQAKEILRGFGVPIPAGDIATTPEQAEQLAIKLGTAVMVKAQVHAGGRGKAGGVKFCKTPADAKEKATAILGMQIKGLTVEKVLVTVAADIASEAYVGIIVDRSRKKPVFMVSAAGGIDIEQVAAETPEKILYLPVDTRYGLRSYEAMRMGFFLYSDIKLVKQAAKIMQQLYAAFMASGCSLAEINPLVATPDGTLLAVDGKMVVDDNELDRRPEIVALRDESSEAPSEVDARNCNLTFIKLDGDVGCVVNGAGLAMATMDLVKYYGGEPANFLDIGGSSNPEKVVNALRIITEDANVKCILFNIFGGITRTDDVANGIVTATKSNPLKVPIVIRLTGTNEEIAMKILTENGFTASNDMDEAVKQAVKLAKGGKAA
- the sucD gene encoding succinate--CoA ligase subunit alpha — translated: MSIFINKDTKLVVQGITGRDGSFHTKQMIEYGTQVVAGVTPGKGGQTFEGTVPVFNTVYDAVDKTGANTAVIYVPPMGAADAIMEAVDAGCALVVCITEGVPVLDMTRVYPFVKERGARLLGPNCPGLISPGESKVGIIPGRICAPGPVGVVSRSGTLTYEIVYQLTRAGIGQTTCVGIGGDPINGTNFIDCLAAFEKDPNTKAVAMMGEIGGTDEQEAADFVKHHMTKPVVGFIAGQTAPPGRRMGHAGAIISGSAGTAAEKIDAFKAAGMGVAQRPIDFVDLIKAGLK
- the ndk gene encoding nucleoside-diphosphate kinase; its protein translation is MASNRTLTIIKPDAFAANNAGNILALLEKKGFKLIASRVMKLSQAQAGEFYAVHKGRPFYGELVEFMTSGYCMPMVLEKADAVLALRDAIGATDPAEAAEGTVRKLYAESKGKNAIHASDSDENADRESRFFFAETDLIR
- the plsX gene encoding phosphate acyltransferase PlsX; the protein is MARIALDAMGGDLAPAAPIAGALLALQEFGSTHTIQLIGREPVIREQLERLLATEYAGLRDASRALEIVHADDVIEMTDKPSVAIRGKPNSSMAVGLRLQPEGKSDAFVSAGNTGAQMAASAFILRVHDGVKRPAISTLLPTARQSVVVLDSGANVDCSPEELVIFARLGAIYAEDVLGRPNPSVSLLSIGEEPEKGNAVVKETHQLLAASGLNFHGNIEGRDVPAGISDRGVFDVVVCDGFVGNVVLKLYEGMAPMVVGLLAKGGVSKEQLSSGLQHLDYASVGGAPLLGVKGVSIICHGKSSAVAIKNAVQVAARTVESRMSDHIGQRLSQHQASAAQS
- a CDS encoding phosphomannomutase/phosphoglucomutase, with the translated sequence MIAPGIFRQYDIRGVVGQDLTVEAAEGIGRGFGALLAERGVTPCVAVGRDNRPSGTALRDALVRGLRETGVSVIDIGIVPTPLLYWALHHLPVFGGIQITGSHNPPEFNGFKICVGTASLHGDGIQRLRQLIESGVFPAGAGTLHEEAVIDRYVDDVVARIGPLSRPLKAVIDCGNGVGALVAPQLFPRLGITPTLLFADSDGTFPNHHPDPTVVENLQDLIAAVRREKADIGIGFDGDADRIGIVDAHGTIIWGDYLLILYARDVLARTGAGQSIIFDVKCSQALPAAIAAAGGTPVMWKTGHSLIKEKMKELHAPLAGEMSGHMFFTEGFYGHDDAIYGAARVLRIVADANRPVHELLADIPQYVSTPEIRVDCPDERKFEIVEAATAYFRARHDVIDVDGVRILYGDGWGLIRASNTQPILVVRFEALSQARLDAIRDDVAGWLASQGVAFPSS
- a CDS encoding UPF0182 family protein, whose translation is MPRRSLLLLAACGALLLVVGRITASLYGEWTWFEVMGALPVYRMQLTYEWGMRAACAIVAFIFTALHLYTVRRSIVSMVLPRRLGGLDFAEAVPGRFLTIGVVTLAAIVAVLLAGAQDAWTLAALARIGLPFGELEPFRDRDVSFYVYHLPFERSMYEWSMAVVLLVSTLCVVLYAVTPSLRWERGLLHVSVYVRRHLSVLAATLLLLLAWSYRLDAMDLVTAGSGPDGAFVAFDHRGATSALTGLSLGALVASAVVLWAGWHGYHRVLLTLLGVVLVVGPVERTFAPAVFAWATSDEVRRSADRPYLRTRDAFTRHAFAIERIGNADSLQVPPYAIAELPGKLSQWDPSALVHDAEFARRGVTAAGIASEATAAGVRARVLARTGDAGSDWWVIGRDAAGVDARGRTRPAWGEGDADGRRQLRGVHVWAGAPPYAIVLDTPSHILAPAFVTRTQRLLHALHLRKPIIAVEAPASSHTRVLFHRDIIDRLERLAPFFEAGQSMQAVVAGDSLLWLVDLYVVSDNYPLAEAVPFNGAARRYVRHAALAVVQAMSGEVTFYADAQLDPIAKSWIARFPQLFRPIASLDPSVAARRQANLDLLTLQSTVLTRTGFTNDTTRLRATSLGDDADTELVEHGPSPLVGPSSDPVLARSVALIGADDAVHGTLVATGGPAPHTRWYARERSGQWTALMGALQHAVDSAGLTKGLGAPRRGRVTVVPVPAGLAYAQSFYDWPADEPPRLVAVATAIVPSGGGAAVIRTGHSLAEALGHAVAGSETVPAALRDRAAALYAAMERAIRSGDWHAFGDAFGALGKLLRAAP
- a CDS encoding DUF177 domain-containing protein; its protein translation is MLSFPTQSITAAAVQVNGELDRDDAVWIEGDTRPIKSIRLTGRVSVAGLGRFYFSGRLAGQAVAECTRCLQDVEMEVGAESHFIFADSETEQDGDPDVYPLTIGRQGTSVDLRPPLREQWVLEVPAFVLCSPDCKGLCPTCGAKLNQGACSCAPQATE
- the rpmF gene encoding 50S ribosomal protein L32, with translation MAVPKRRTSKRKKRARNTHKKAPAIAIQACPKCGSAKRPHRVCEECGYYAGKQRVAAKEA